One segment of Nitrospirota bacterium DNA contains the following:
- a CDS encoding nucleotidyl transferase AbiEii/AbiGii toxin family protein produces MKKDIKNIEASVRGQLQNKAKETHRPFAEILQYFGMERFLYRLSRSEYANRFILKGALMFTVWHIPQRRTTLDIDFLARFDNQTTSIEKMVKDVCKTDVIPDGLIFDYNSVKGQRIKEDADYERVRVKFAGFLQRSRIPMQIDISFGDSILSGAKTIEYPVILDFPMPRLKGYPAESVVSEKFEAMVKLGAINSRMKDFYDIWLMMRQFDFDSSKLAEALKRTFTHRKTAFPDGRNFFAEDIYNEKSDRQTLWKAFLNKGDIKHTPQELSAVAKEIEQFLLKPLDAIKKEQRFNEQWTAPGAWR; encoded by the coding sequence ATGAAAAAAGATATTAAAAATATAGAGGCCTCTGTTCGAGGGCAGCTCCAGAATAAGGCGAAAGAAACACATCGACCTTTTGCGGAAATATTGCAATATTTCGGGATGGAAAGATTCCTTTATCGGCTGAGCCGTTCTGAATATGCCAATAGATTTATTCTCAAAGGCGCATTGATGTTTACAGTCTGGCATATCCCTCAGAGGAGGACCACTCTTGATATTGATTTCCTGGCGCGATTTGATAATCAGACAACAAGTATTGAGAAAATGGTAAAAGATGTTTGTAAAACTGATGTGATTCCTGACGGTCTTATATTTGATTACAATTCAGTGAAAGGACAGAGGATAAAGGAAGACGCGGATTATGAAAGAGTACGGGTGAAGTTTGCAGGATTTCTCCAGCGTTCCCGTATACCGATGCAGATTGATATCAGCTTCGGTGACAGCATTTTATCGGGGGCTAAAACAATCGAATACCCTGTTATTTTAGATTTTCCAATGCCCCGGCTAAAGGGATATCCGGCAGAGAGCGTTGTAAGCGAGAAGTTTGAGGCTATGGTTAAGCTTGGCGCTATTAACAGCAGAATGAAAGATTTCTATGATATATGGCTTATGATGCGCCAGTTTGATTTCGATAGTTCAAAACTTGCCGAGGCATTAAAGAGAACTTTCACACATCGCAAGACGGCATTCCCCGATGGCAGGAATTTTTTCGCAGAAGATATCTATAACGAAAAATCCGATCGTCAGACACTTTGGAAAGCATTCTTGAACAAAGGAGATATAAAGCACACTCCTCAGGAGTTATCAGCAGTTGCAAAAGAGATAGAACAATTTCTCTTAAAACCGCTTGATGCTATCAAGAAAGAACAAAGATTTAACGAGCAATGGACGGCTCCGGGGGCATGGAGATGA
- a CDS encoding DUF433 domain-containing protein: MNDQELLNRITFNPAIFGGKPIIRGMRIAVEHILGMLAAGSTTEEILEGYPYLEKEDIQACLGLNYR; this comes from the coding sequence ATGAATGACCAAGAGCTTCTTAATCGCATAACGTTTAATCCGGCGATATTTGGCGGCAAACCGATTATTCGGGGGATGCGAATAGCGGTAGAACATATTCTCGGAATGCTGGCTGCCGGTTCTACAACTGAGGAAATATTAGAAGGGTATCCTTATCTGGAAAAAGAAGATATACAGGCCTGCCTGGGCCTTAATTACCGTTGA
- a CDS encoding HlyD family efflux transporter periplasmic adaptor subunit: MKMEEKGPEEKNITEIIEMAPEGSPSENVLVTEHLQRMPAIFARGLLYLLIALLVVALIYSLVAKIDVVVESKAVAQPGSNKIKLLSDRNGYIDRILIVEGQTVEKNAPLFVIRSKETLAYTSKVEELDQIIPLKKEYYDTKISSLHDALEQADSDFTGELNMKKLKLDQNSAALKANATDLAFMKNEIASFAKEFENTKRLFDKSLTSIGDYNSIKSRLERSRGEVEKLTAQHEIAITEKQLLEKDIEKSRTDHLNKKRMLEKELKNLRIERETTLRSLQNEQERNTDMLSIKDGAGSSSSGEKGYGNIIRAGQAGTVSELYFKNTGEYVRDADLLCTLVPADSPLYMDITVANKGIGFIKKGMPVKYKFDAFPYTDYGTRRGEVVSVSPSAVESGALGFVYTVRGSLKEPYYEIRGAKYFIKAGMTATAELVTEEKSIFSILVAKLKR; the protein is encoded by the coding sequence ATGAAGATGGAAGAAAAAGGTCCCGAAGAAAAAAACATTACTGAAATTATTGAAATGGCCCCTGAGGGTTCCCCGTCGGAAAATGTCCTCGTGACAGAGCACCTGCAGAGGATGCCCGCCATTTTTGCGAGAGGGCTGCTCTATCTGCTTATAGCCCTGCTGGTTGTCGCGCTCATCTATTCTTTAGTGGCGAAGATCGATGTAGTTGTTGAAAGCAAGGCGGTTGCGCAGCCCGGATCAAACAAGATCAAGCTGCTTTCAGACCGCAACGGGTACATTGACAGGATATTGATCGTTGAGGGGCAGACCGTTGAAAAAAACGCCCCCCTCTTTGTCATCCGTTCCAAGGAGACTTTGGCGTACACGTCAAAAGTGGAAGAGCTGGACCAGATAATCCCCCTGAAAAAAGAGTATTACGACACAAAGATATCCTCCCTGCATGATGCGCTGGAGCAGGCGGACAGCGATTTTACCGGTGAGCTGAACATGAAGAAACTCAAACTCGACCAGAACAGCGCGGCATTAAAGGCCAATGCAACAGACCTTGCATTTATGAAAAATGAAATTGCAAGCTTTGCGAAGGAATTTGAAAACACAAAAAGACTTTTTGACAAGTCCCTTACATCCATCGGAGATTATAACAGCATAAAGAGCAGGCTTGAGCGTTCACGCGGGGAGGTTGAAAAACTCACTGCCCAGCATGAGATCGCAATAACGGAGAAACAGCTCCTTGAGAAGGACATCGAAAAATCACGTACGGACCATCTGAACAAAAAGAGGATGCTTGAAAAGGAGCTGAAGAACCTCCGTATCGAGCGGGAGACGACACTCCGGTCCCTTCAGAATGAGCAGGAGAGAAACACTGATATGCTGTCAATCAAGGATGGCGCGGGGTCATCTTCATCCGGAGAAAAAGGGTACGGGAATATCATCCGCGCCGGACAGGCCGGCACAGTGTCCGAGCTTTACTTCAAGAACACAGGGGAATATGTAAGAGACGCTGACCTGCTTTGCACCCTTGTCCCCGCTGACAGCCCTCTGTACATGGACATCACTGTGGCAAACAAAGGCATCGGGTTCATAAAAAAAGGTATGCCCGTCAAGTATAAGTTTGACGCCTTCCCGTATACCGATTATGGAACACGGAGGGGCGAAGTTGTTTCTGTTTCCCCGTCCGCTGTTGAAAGCGGCGCACTCGGGTTTGTCTACACTGTTCGCGGCTCGCTGAAGGAGCCGTACTACGAGATCAGGGGGGCGAAATATTTTATTAAGGCAGGCATGACAGCAACGGCTGAACTGGTAACGGAGGAGAAAAGCATTTTCTCAATCCTCGTTGCGAAGCTTAAGAGATAA
- a CDS encoding peptidase domain-containing ABC transporter — protein MESKEIQNFIRKLPLFSVYSDEDLSGLVAVVHLKQVQTGEVVFSQDDPGDNYYIVYSGKVRIVQKAADGQEVNLGVRTRGDHFGETALITDSRRNASARASEDSVLLVISKKDFNAYLFSRPELREYFDKFIRAASIHRFLKSCTELSSVSPKELQELVRSFTAEHFREGDVVFRQGSEGDKFYLIESGKVKVLRWEDNRQEVINFLREGDFFGEKALIETSKRFADVVCLTDCHLFSLSKDAFQSIMRNSPKLKKIIEDRIQSYLTDKPPVPYEEIIKQELASFRKTKVGPGAPQEGPAAADEKKKHAKKLTSFYRRNIRFPFIYQYDEMTCGTTCIMMIAKYYGKNFSSAKLRELAHVDLSGSSLAGLAAAAEQVGFLARGLKLDYAGLSSVRLPCIVHWQGFHYVVVYKANEKSVWVADPALGLRKYSREYFEKSWNGITLTLDLTPEFEKQKEEKTSYRNFIQFVTPYKAILIEIFLASLLLNIFGLATPIFTQNVIDKVLMHQNVSMLNIMLTGMLIVLVFRILTMIVRQYLIVHTSMKIDLRMLVYFYKHMLALPLGYYKVRKIGDFITRFGENMKIRKFLTDTALTLVLDSILIIVYLSLMFYYNMQMTGLVLLFIPVFIVMTLVFTPVLKRLNIDSFAARSESESHLIESINAIDTVKAMNIEYPVRWKWEDKFIKALNIDFKLYNTALYFNSIGDFLGTLSSTVILWYGAHKVMDGSITVGELMAFMALTGSVITPVNRMITSWDEIQQTLVSIDRLNDVLTAKPEFPESMDDASGVVIHEPRGGIAFENVFFRYGGDDDAYILSNISLKIEPGQTVAIVGRSGSGKTTLVKLLARFYDASEGKILVDGFDIKNINLSNLRKMVGFVLQENFIFNGTIRENISMHDQGETMDKVIEGAKLANAHDFISNLAMGYETKVGESGLQLSGGQKQRIAIARVLYSKPKILVFDEATSSLDTESEKAIQQNLDAILKDRTALIIAHRLSTVRHADRIVVLDNGEVVESGTHEELMEKQGLYHYLNYQQLNI, from the coding sequence ATGGAAAGTAAAGAGATCCAGAATTTCATAAGGAAGCTGCCCCTCTTTTCGGTCTACAGCGACGAGGACCTGTCGGGACTGGTGGCTGTTGTCCACCTGAAGCAGGTGCAGACCGGCGAGGTGGTTTTCAGCCAGGACGACCCCGGAGACAATTATTATATTGTTTACAGCGGCAAGGTAAGGATAGTCCAGAAGGCGGCCGACGGGCAGGAGGTAAATCTTGGAGTAAGGACCAGGGGAGACCACTTCGGTGAAACAGCCCTGATCACCGACAGCCGCAGGAACGCATCGGCCCGCGCTTCTGAAGACAGTGTGCTGCTTGTGATCAGCAAGAAGGATTTCAATGCCTATCTTTTTTCAAGGCCGGAGCTGAGGGAATATTTCGATAAATTTATCAGGGCGGCCTCCATCCACCGTTTCCTTAAATCATGCACAGAGCTCTCGTCCGTATCTCCCAAAGAACTGCAGGAGCTGGTACGGAGCTTCACTGCCGAACACTTCAGAGAGGGAGATGTGGTATTCAGGCAGGGCTCCGAGGGCGACAAATTTTATCTCATCGAGAGCGGCAAGGTAAAAGTGCTGCGCTGGGAGGACAACAGGCAGGAGGTAATAAACTTCCTGAGGGAAGGTGATTTCTTCGGCGAAAAGGCCCTTATTGAGACCTCAAAACGTTTTGCGGATGTTGTCTGTCTCACCGACTGTCACCTGTTTTCGCTTTCAAAAGATGCCTTTCAATCCATAATGCGCAATTCTCCCAAACTGAAAAAGATCATTGAGGACCGCATACAGTCTTACCTTACCGATAAACCTCCTGTGCCGTATGAGGAGATCATAAAGCAGGAACTGGCGTCTTTCAGGAAGACGAAGGTCGGCCCCGGGGCGCCTCAGGAAGGACCCGCTGCCGCTGATGAGAAAAAGAAACACGCGAAAAAGCTGACCTCTTTTTATCGCCGCAACATACGGTTTCCCTTCATCTACCAGTATGATGAAATGACCTGCGGGACCACCTGCATCATGATGATAGCAAAATATTACGGGAAGAACTTTTCTTCCGCGAAGCTCAGGGAGCTTGCGCATGTGGACCTGAGCGGGTCTTCGCTTGCGGGCCTTGCCGCAGCAGCGGAACAGGTCGGGTTTCTTGCAAGGGGGCTGAAGCTTGATTATGCCGGGCTGAGCTCCGTGCGCCTGCCGTGCATTGTGCACTGGCAGGGATTTCATTATGTTGTCGTTTATAAGGCGAATGAAAAGTCCGTATGGGTTGCCGACCCTGCATTGGGACTGAGGAAATATTCACGGGAATATTTTGAAAAGAGCTGGAACGGCATAACGCTCACGCTCGACCTGACCCCGGAATTTGAAAAACAGAAGGAAGAAAAGACGTCTTACCGGAATTTTATTCAGTTCGTCACCCCGTACAAAGCTATCCTTATCGAAATATTCCTGGCCTCGCTTCTCCTCAATATCTTCGGCCTTGCCACCCCGATATTCACCCAGAATGTGATTGACAAGGTACTGATGCACCAGAATGTGTCCATGCTGAACATCATGCTCACCGGGATGCTTATTGTTCTGGTGTTCCGCATCCTGACCATGATCGTCCGCCAGTATCTGATTGTGCACACGAGCATGAAGATCGACCTGAGGATGCTGGTGTACTTCTATAAGCATATGCTGGCGCTCCCTCTCGGATATTATAAGGTCCGCAAGATCGGGGACTTTATCACCCGCTTTGGCGAGAACATGAAGATACGGAAATTTCTCACCGATACCGCCCTGACGCTGGTGCTCGACTCTATACTGATAATCGTATACCTCTCGCTCATGTTCTACTACAACATGCAGATGACAGGGCTGGTGCTTTTGTTCATCCCGGTCTTTATCGTGATGACGCTTGTCTTTACCCCTGTGCTGAAACGGCTGAACATCGACTCCTTCGCGGCGCGGAGCGAGTCGGAGTCACACCTGATAGAATCGATCAATGCGATTGACACCGTAAAGGCAATGAATATTGAATATCCCGTGCGCTGGAAATGGGAGGACAAGTTTATCAAGGCCCTCAATATTGATTTCAAACTCTATAATACAGCGCTTTATTTCAACTCCATCGGGGATTTTTTAGGGACGCTCAGTTCGACGGTCATCCTCTGGTACGGCGCCCACAAGGTCATGGACGGCTCCATAACCGTCGGCGAGCTTATGGCCTTTATGGCGCTTACGGGGAGCGTAATTACTCCCGTCAACAGAATGATAACCTCATGGGACGAGATCCAGCAGACGCTCGTCTCCATCGACAGGCTCAATGATGTATTGACCGCAAAACCGGAATTCCCTGAGTCCATGGATGACGCTTCTGGTGTTGTCATCCATGAGCCGCGCGGGGGCATAGCGTTTGAGAATGTCTTTTTCCGCTACGGCGGCGATGACGACGCGTATATTCTTTCAAATATCAGTTTAAAAATTGAACCGGGCCAGACAGTGGCGATCGTCGGCAGGAGCGGCTCAGGAAAGACGACGCTCGTAAAACTGCTTGCGCGTTTTTATGATGCCTCGGAAGGCAAGATACTGGTGGACGGATTCGATATTAAAAATATCAACCTGTCGAACCTGCGCAAGATGGTCGGGTTTGTCCTGCAGGAAAATTTCATATTCAACGGCACGATCCGTGAGAATATCTCCATGCACGACCAGGGCGAGACCATGGACAAGGTCATAGAGGGCGCAAAGCTGGCAAACGCGCATGATTTTATTTCAAACCTTGCAATGGGCTATGAAACCAAGGTGGGAGAGAGCGGCCTGCAGCTCTCCGGCGGGCAAAAGCAGCGGATCGCTATAGCGCGCGTGCTTTACAGCAAACCGAAAATCCTTGTTTTTGACGAGGCCACAAGTTCGCTCGATACGGAGTCCGAGAAGGCGATACAACAAAATCTGGACGCAATATTGAAGGACAGGACAGCGCTTATTATCGCGCACAGGCTCAGCACCGTCAGGCACGCCGACAGGATCGTGGTGCTTGATAACGGGGAGGTCGTCGAGAGCGGAACGCATGAGGAGCTGATGGAAAAACAGGGTCTGTATCATTACCTGAATTACCAGCAGTTAAACATATGA
- a CDS encoding TolC family protein, translated as MIKLLECLALTFMLCTATVTTAFSADTPGVLHLSLEDALSAALKENKSLQYSRLNKDISDYTVALKRSIFIPEVQSSYSYSQNNTDNNLNGHSGAKTDELLVSLSQANMIGGTASVNFSTARDANSFINGPDVSEYTSSVFLNYSQPVLKGFGREITNLEINKAVIDRDTANEAYEDTKANILFNVFREYFLLYSVSEELRLSVEIRKNTEEIYKMVDEKVKAQKLPITELNTLKAALLSQDKQLLDLASAKTKQQDRLMLAIYEEPKRAAVSEVVPATMPETVISGFTEPSIVESRTKIEDADIDLIQFNNDLKKLEKDRLKAVSGLKPDLSVSLEAGYDGNDLNNRRDSIGNISSSNYRALITGTLLFPVINRAARSDVLTTESRMEQARIQIMNRKGVIENTVDELFDDFQTVKMKMGLDREIVGISKNNLDNEIERLIGEKSTALNTLDYQTTYISAQIDMVRTLVDYMLLIGTYHLYTREIEQLVNKLQ; from the coding sequence ATGATAAAGTTATTGGAATGTCTTGCCTTGACTTTCATGCTTTGCACAGCGACCGTAACCACAGCTTTTTCAGCCGACACCCCGGGGGTTCTCCACTTGTCATTAGAAGACGCTCTCTCCGCTGCATTGAAAGAAAACAAATCGCTGCAATATTCCAGACTGAACAAAGACATATCCGATTATACCGTTGCTTTAAAGAGGTCTATTTTTATCCCGGAGGTCCAGTCCTCCTATTCGTACAGCCAAAACAACACTGACAACAACCTCAACGGCCACAGCGGCGCTAAAACCGATGAGCTCCTTGTTTCACTCTCCCAAGCCAATATGATCGGGGGCACGGCCTCGGTCAATTTTTCCACGGCAAGAGACGCAAATTCATTTATTAACGGGCCTGACGTAAGCGAATACACATCAAGTGTCTTCTTAAACTACAGTCAGCCTGTGCTGAAAGGCTTCGGTCGCGAGATCACAAATCTGGAGATCAATAAAGCCGTCATAGACAGAGACACTGCGAATGAGGCTTATGAGGACACTAAGGCGAATATACTTTTTAATGTATTCAGGGAATATTTTCTTCTCTACAGCGTTTCTGAAGAACTAAGGCTTTCCGTTGAAATAAGAAAAAACACTGAAGAGATCTATAAAATGGTTGATGAAAAAGTGAAGGCCCAGAAGCTGCCGATAACAGAGCTCAACACTTTGAAGGCGGCTCTCCTCAGCCAGGACAAGCAGTTGCTCGATCTGGCAAGCGCGAAGACAAAACAGCAGGACAGGCTCATGCTCGCCATATATGAGGAACCTAAACGGGCAGCTGTTTCGGAGGTCGTGCCCGCAACCATGCCGGAAACCGTAATAAGCGGGTTTACAGAGCCTTCCATTGTTGAGTCAAGAACGAAGATAGAGGATGCTGATATCGACCTGATCCAGTTTAATAATGACCTGAAAAAACTGGAAAAGGACCGCTTGAAGGCGGTGAGCGGCCTGAAGCCTGACCTTAGTGTTTCTCTGGAAGCAGGCTACGACGGCAATGATCTTAATAACAGACGGGATTCGATTGGCAACATATCGTCCTCAAACTACAGGGCGCTGATAACCGGGACCCTGCTGTTCCCTGTCATCAACAGGGCGGCAAGAAGCGATGTCTTAACGACTGAGAGCAGGATGGAGCAGGCGAGGATCCAGATAATGAACCGTAAGGGCGTCATTGAAAATACCGTTGATGAGCTCTTCGATGATTTTCAGACAGTGAAGATGAAAATGGGACTGGACCGGGAAATTGTCGGGATTTCCAAAAACAATCTTGACAACGAGATCGAAAGGCTCATTGGGGAAAAGAGCACCGCCCTGAACACGCTCGATTATCAGACAACATACATCTCAGCGCAGATCGATATGGTGAGGACGCTGGTGGACTATATGCTTCTTATCGGGACATATCATCTTTATACAAGAGAAATAGAACAGCTTGTAAATAAGTTACAATAG
- a CDS encoding radical SAM protein, which produces MKNIGYFKIRSSGNYYLYDTFSNAVVSVEEPVYRILDDYVTCENVSELKKKYSPQMSIDEFRAAVGFIRKAQKNGLLQPFLKVDYSAVLKKKNIRKNFSNGMRQLMLNVTEQCNQRCAYCSFSGKYEGQRLHNNRSMTWPVAKRSIDCYLDNVDRKRGGHLSFYGGEPLLKWGLVRKAIDYINKKSETKPTIRIISNLTMLNDEMIRFVIANDVEIQTSIDGPRAIHDSARIFGNGNGTHFKVINNLKKIKRIDPDYFNKKVSVNCTLNLNDNILTIFRYFSSKLFANVSVTINGIYDLDTDFYKVSDAAAKKHSDRLDRLVEMYIESYHNKNQFNHAFFSNIFLKTYLFAKRDISPAAVECHPNRTCVPGIARLFVSSSGMFYPCEKFHAPAYDIGNYKKGFDIKKAERLLEIYVGQCEDMCRNCWAYRLCSQCFISVLSKGDISIERKREKCAVEKKLIASALRRFVYIWENEPEAAYDNPFSLLSTVRTIGSSQAR; this is translated from the coding sequence ATGAAAAACATCGGTTATTTTAAGATACGATCTTCCGGGAACTATTACCTCTACGACACTTTCTCAAATGCCGTTGTAAGCGTTGAAGAACCTGTTTACCGGATACTCGATGATTATGTTACTTGCGAAAATGTCAGTGAGTTGAAAAAAAAATACAGCCCGCAGATGTCCATTGATGAATTCCGTGCGGCTGTCGGTTTTATCAGGAAAGCGCAAAAAAATGGTTTGTTGCAGCCATTTCTCAAGGTAGATTATTCCGCAGTCCTCAAGAAAAAAAATATCCGTAAAAACTTCTCAAACGGCATGAGACAGCTCATGCTTAACGTTACGGAGCAATGTAACCAGCGGTGCGCCTACTGTTCTTTTTCCGGCAAGTATGAAGGGCAGCGTCTCCATAATAACAGATCCATGACTTGGCCGGTTGCAAAAAGGAGCATCGACTGTTACCTTGACAACGTTGACCGGAAGAGGGGGGGGCACCTCTCATTTTATGGAGGAGAGCCTTTACTGAAATGGGGGCTGGTCAGAAAGGCCATAGATTATATAAACAAAAAGAGTGAAACAAAACCGACCATAAGAATTATTTCCAACCTGACGATGCTTAATGATGAGATGATCAGGTTTGTGATCGCAAACGACGTTGAGATTCAAACAAGTATTGACGGCCCCAGGGCCATTCATGATTCCGCGAGGATATTCGGCAATGGCAATGGCACGCATTTCAAGGTCATAAATAATCTGAAAAAGATAAAAAGGATTGACCCTGATTACTTCAACAAGAAAGTCTCAGTGAATTGCACATTAAACCTGAATGATAATATCCTGACGATATTCAGATATTTCAGCAGTAAATTATTCGCCAATGTTTCAGTGACAATTAACGGCATTTATGATCTTGACACCGACTTTTATAAGGTCTCAGATGCAGCGGCAAAAAAGCATTCAGACAGATTAGACAGACTCGTGGAAATGTATATAGAGTCGTATCATAATAAAAATCAGTTCAACCATGCATTTTTCAGTAACATATTCCTCAAAACCTATCTGTTTGCAAAAAGAGATATCAGTCCCGCGGCTGTTGAATGTCATCCGAACAGGACCTGCGTACCCGGCATCGCAAGGCTGTTTGTTTCCTCTTCGGGCATGTTCTATCCGTGCGAGAAATTTCATGCGCCTGCTTATGACATCGGTAATTATAAAAAGGGCTTTGACATTAAAAAGGCTGAAAGGCTTCTTGAAATATATGTCGGTCAATGTGAAGATATGTGCCGGAACTGCTGGGCCTACCGGTTATGTTCGCAATGTTTCATAAGCGTTCTCTCTAAAGGAGATATCAGCATTGAAAGAAAGAGAGAGAAGTGCGCTGTTGAAAAGAAATTAATTGCCTCGGCGTTGAGACGGTTTGTTTATATATGGGAAAACGAACCTGAAGCGGCGTACGACAACCCTTTCAGCCTTCTTTCAACCGTAAGAACAATAGGGTCTTCCCAGGCGCGTTAA
- a CDS encoding LysM peptidoglycan-binding domain-containing protein produces MHITFYRNFVFLIVCLTLGCTISTTPVVKKQKINLPEVSHRESKVTHEKKSEAEFSDLINKDNSPETKAEKVKEISMSVQEAALVSSVENDKDKPVDSQDDPDIDNPAEAENGSNIDNEDILETALDYCNTSQDLWAEGNLERAIDALDEAYNLVLKVDTESHPEFIRQKEDLRFMISKRVLEIYTSRFRTVNGNHKEIPLTMNEYVEREIKSFQGPERDFFTESVKRSGRYREAMVRSLKEAGLPEELSWLPHIESWFKVNALSPARALGLWQFIPSTGYKFGLKRDTWIDERLNPVKSTSAAIAYLKELHQMFGDWTTVLAAYNCGEGNVLRVIRNQKINYLDNFWDLYARLPRETARYVPRFLATLHIMKDPVRYGFTFEAPDSPPAYESVTVEKPVQLKTMAESMGIPSEELIALNPELRRQMTPPTKYPLNVPVGIGNTLLAKLDTIPTSSLPKNEYNEYIYHVVRRGDTLARIAAKYRTNVNTIVKANKISRRSRLQVGQKLKVPLRGGKGSDMLSFEEDLLPNGKYRAKRGETLTMIARKFNTDSTRLKKLNRLTSPLLSEGQVLKVTD; encoded by the coding sequence ATGCATATTACATTTTATAGAAATTTCGTTTTCCTGATCGTGTGTTTGACCTTAGGTTGTACTATATCTACTACACCGGTTGTAAAAAAGCAAAAGATCAATCTGCCGGAAGTATCACATCGTGAATCAAAGGTCACTCATGAGAAAAAAAGCGAGGCTGAATTTTCAGACCTCATTAACAAGGACAATAGCCCGGAGACTAAAGCAGAGAAAGTTAAAGAGATAAGTATGAGTGTTCAGGAAGCGGCCCTGGTCTCATCAGTTGAAAATGATAAGGACAAGCCTGTTGATTCTCAAGACGATCCGGACATCGATAATCCCGCGGAGGCTGAAAACGGCAGTAATATTGACAATGAGGACATTCTTGAAACTGCGCTGGATTACTGCAATACTTCTCAGGACCTCTGGGCTGAAGGCAACCTCGAAAGGGCCATTGACGCCCTTGATGAAGCCTACAATCTTGTTCTGAAGGTGGACACAGAAAGCCATCCCGAGTTTATCCGGCAAAAAGAAGACCTGCGGTTTATGATCTCCAAAAGGGTCCTCGAGATTTATACATCAAGGTTCAGGACGGTCAACGGCAACCACAAGGAAATCCCTCTGACAATGAATGAGTATGTGGAAAGGGAGATCAAGTCCTTTCAAGGCCCCGAACGTGACTTTTTTACAGAGTCCGTGAAACGTTCAGGCAGGTACAGGGAGGCAATGGTAAGGTCTCTGAAAGAGGCCGGTTTGCCTGAAGAGCTGTCGTGGCTGCCCCATATCGAAAGCTGGTTTAAGGTAAATGCATTGTCCCCGGCGCGCGCGCTCGGTCTCTGGCAGTTCATACCTTCCACAGGCTACAAGTTCGGCCTGAAAAGGGACACATGGATTGACGAAAGGCTGAATCCTGTAAAATCTACCTCTGCCGCAATCGCTTATCTGAAAGAACTGCACCAGATGTTCGGCGACTGGACAACAGTACTTGCAGCATACAACTGCGGGGAAGGAAATGTTTTAAGGGTTATCAGGAACCAGAAGATCAACTATCTCGACAACTTCTGGGACCTCTACGCGAGGCTTCCCCGCGAAACAGCGCGGTATGTGCCGAGGTTCCTGGCAACGCTGCATATCATGAAGGACCCTGTAAGGTACGGTTTTACATTTGAAGCGCCGGACAGCCCGCCTGCTTATGAAAGTGTTACCGTTGAAAAACCGGTCCAGTTAAAGACAATGGCGGAGTCAATGGGCATTCCTTCCGAGGAACTGATAGCTTTGAATCCCGAACTCCGCAGGCAGATGACGCCGCCAACTAAATATCCGCTTAATGTCCCGGTCGGTATCGGCAATACATTACTGGCAAAGCTTGATACTATACCGACGTCGTCACTGCCAAAGAATGAATATAATGAGTACATATATCACGTAGTAAGAAGAGGAGACACCCTGGCGCGTATCGCCGCTAAATACCGCACGAATGTCAACACAATAGTAAAGGCAAACAAGATAAGCAGGAGAAGCAGGCTTCAGGTCGGGCAAAAATTAAAAGTGCCTCTCAGAGGCGGCAAGGGCAGCGACATGCTTTCATTTGAAGAAGACCTCCTGCCTAACGGTAAATATCGCGCGAAAAGAGGCGAGACCCTGACAATGATCGCCAGAAAATTCAATACGGATTCAACCCGTCTCAAAAAGCTTAACAGGCTGACTTCGCCCCTTCTGAGCGAAGGACAGGTTTTGAAAGTTACAGATTAG